The Phacochoerus africanus isolate WHEZ1 chromosome 15, ROS_Pafr_v1, whole genome shotgun sequence genome has a segment encoding these proteins:
- the ADRA2A gene encoding alpha-2A adrenergic receptor, whose translation MFRQEQPLAEGSFAPMGSLQPEAGNASWNGTEAPGGGARATPYSLQVTLTLVCLAGLLMLFTVFGNVLVIIAVFTSRALKAPQNLFLVSLASADILVATLVIPFSLANEVMGYWYFGKAWCEIYLALDVLFCTSSIVHLCAISLDRYWSITQAIEYNLKRTPRRIKAIIVTVWVISAVISFPPLISIEKKAGGGGQQPAEPRCEINDQKWYVISSCIGSFFAPCLIMILVYVRIYQIAKRRTRVPPSRRGPDAAAALPGGAERRPNGLGPERGVGRVGAEAEPLPVQLNGAPGEPAPAGPRDADGLDLEESSSSEHAERPPGPRRSERGPRAKSKARASQVKPGDSLPRRGPGAPGPGAPATGAGEERGGVAKASRWRGRQNREKRFTFVLAVVIGVFVVCWFPFFFTYTLTAVGCSVPPTLFKFFFWFGYCNSSLNPVIYTIFNHDFRRAFKKILCRGDRKRIV comes from the coding sequence ATGTTCCGCCAGGAGCAGCCGCTGGCCGAGGGCAGCTTCGCGCCCATGGGCTCCCTGCAGCCGGAAGCGGGCAACGCGAGCTGGAATGGGACAGAGGCGCCGGGGGGCGGCGCCCGGGCCACCCCCTACTCCCTGCAGGTGACACTGACGCTGGTGTGCCTGGCCGGCCTGCTCATGCTGTTCACCGTGTTCGGCAACGTGCTTGTCATCATTGCCGTGTTCACAAGCCGCGCGCTCAAGGCGCCCCAGAACCTCTTCCTGGTGTCTCTGGCCTCGGCCGACATCCTAGTGGCCACGCTTGTCATCCCTTTCTCGCTGGCCAACGAGGTCATGGGCTACTGGTACTTCGGCAAGGCGTGGTGTGAGATCTACCTGGCGCTCGACGTGCTCTTCTGCACGTCGTCCATCGTGCACCTGTGTGCCATCAGCTTGGATCGTTACTGGTCCATCACCCAGGCCATAGAGTACAACCTGAAGCGCACGCCACGCCGCATCAAAGCAATCATCGTCACCGTGTGGGTCATCTCGGCCGTCATCTCCTTCCCGCCGCTCATCTCCATCGAGAAGAAGGCAGGCGGCGGTGGCCAGCAGCCGGCCGAACCGCGCTGCGAGATCAACGACCAGAAGTGGTACGTCATCTCGTCTTGCATCGGCTCCTTCTTCGCGCCCTGCCTCATCATGATCCTGGTCTATGTGCGCATCTATCAGATAGCCAAGCGCCGCACCCGCGTGCCGCCCAGCCGCCGGGGTCCTGATGCGGCCGCCGCGCTGCCGGGGGGCGCCGAGCGCAGGCCCAATGGCCTAGGCCCCGAGCGCGGCGTGGGTCGCGTGGGCGCCGAGGCCGAGCCGCTACCCGTCCAGCTAAACGGTGCCCCGGGGGAGCCCGCGCCCGCTGGGCCCCGCGACGCTGACGGGCTGGACCTCGAGGAGAGCTCCTCGTCTGAGCACGCCGAGCGGCCCCCTGGGCCCCGCAGGTCCGAGCGCGGCCCTCGGGCCAAGAGCAAGGCTCGGGCGAGCCAGGTAAAGCCCGGGGACAGCCTGCCACGGCGCGGGCCGGGGGCGCCCGGGCCGGGGGCGCCCGCGACTGGGGCCGGGGAGGAGCGCGGCGGGGTCGCCAAGGCGTCGCGCTGGCGCGGAAGGCAGAACCGCGAGAAGCGCTTCACCTTCGTGCTGGCGGTGGTCATAGGCGTGTTCGTGGTCTGTTGGTTCCCCTTCTTCTTCACCTATACGCTCACGGCCGTAGGCTGCTCGGTGCCGCCCACTCTCTTCAAGTTCTTCTTCTGGTTCGGCTACTGCAACAGCTCGCTGAATCCGGTTATCTACACCATCTTCAATCACGACTTCCGCCGCGCCTTCAAGAAGATCCTCTGCCGTGGGGACAGGAAACGGATCGTGTGA